In Metarhizium brunneum chromosome 3, complete sequence, a genomic segment contains:
- the imp1 gene encoding Mitochondrial inner membrane protease subunit 1, which yields MFTHLLGHPIRFALSTLKMTCLAHLTLTQLVQISPAQGPSMLPTFTVDGDWIAADMRHRLGRGITTGDLVLYKIPIFASQNGVKRVVGMPGDYVSLGTPGENGEDQMIQVPQGHCWIVGDNLPASRDSRQFGPLPLALIQGKVVAKILPWRERKWFDSGFERMNHD from the exons ATGTTCACCCACCTCCTCGGCCACCCCATCCGCTTCGCCCTGTCAACCCTCAAAATGACTTGCCTCGCCCACCTCACCCTCACGCAGCTCGTCCAAATATCCCCTGCCCAAGGGCCCTCCATGCTACCCACCTTCACAGTAGACGGGGACTGGATCGCCGCGGACATGCGTCACCGCCTGGGCCGCGGCATAACCACAGGAGACCTGGTTCTCTACAAGATCCCCATCTTCGCGAGCCAGAACGGCGTCAAGAGGGTAGTCGGCATGCCAGGCGACTACGTGTCGCTGGGTACACCTGGGGAGAATGGGGAGGACCAGATGATACAG GTTCCCCAGGGCCATTGTTGGATAGTAGGTGATAACCTGCCGGCTTCGAGAGACTCGAGACAGTTTGGGCCACTGCCGCTGGCTCTTATTCAAGGCAAGGTCGTTGCCAAGATTTTGCCCTGGCGAGAGAGAAAATGGTTTGATAGCGGATTCGAGCGAATGAACCATGATTAA